From the genome of Virgibacillus proomii, one region includes:
- the thiT gene encoding energy-coupled thiamine transporter ThiT, which translates to MQNLRLLVMIEVAFFAAFAFILDILPSIKISPAISISFAMVPIFILAFRRGVVAGLLSGFLWGLLQVVFGDAVYVTPVQFMIEYFIAFAFVGFGGLFYTVIQKSFQNGHKKAALAWIVLATLVGSLARYFWHFIAGVVFWGKYAPDGMSPVIYSLVANGTTMLGAFVLCSVILVAVLASAPRIIMENSSSRNKSEKVS; encoded by the coding sequence ATGCAAAATTTACGACTATTGGTGATGATTGAGGTAGCTTTTTTTGCAGCATTTGCATTTATTTTAGACATATTGCCTTCTATTAAGATATCACCAGCAATTTCCATTTCTTTTGCAATGGTACCAATTTTTATTCTAGCATTTCGCAGAGGGGTAGTAGCCGGGCTGTTATCCGGTTTCTTATGGGGACTTTTACAAGTAGTATTTGGAGATGCGGTCTATGTAACACCAGTTCAGTTTATGATAGAATATTTTATTGCGTTTGCTTTTGTTGGATTTGGCGGGCTTTTTTACACTGTTATTCAAAAGTCCTTTCAAAATGGGCATAAAAAAGCGGCATTGGCATGGATTGTATTAGCAACTTTGGTAGGCAGTCTCGCTCGCTACTTTTGGCATTTTATAGCTGGTGTTGTTTTTTGGGGAAAGTATGCACCAGATGGTATGTCCCCAGTTATTTATTCCTTAGTAGCAAATGGAACGACCATGTTAGGTGCTTTTGTTTTATGTTCTGTTATACTGGTTGCTGTTTTAGCCAGTGCTCCCAGAATCATTATGGAGAATAGCAGTTCTAGGAATAAATCGGAAAAAGTTTCCTAA
- a CDS encoding metal-sensing transcriptional repressor, whose protein sequence is MTVQKHEHPVTPRTKDEITAITNRLKRIEGQVRGIQKMVADDRYCIDILIQISAVNAALKKVGFSIAERHTKHCVSSGIQSGEGDAAIEELMEVLKQLSK, encoded by the coding sequence TTGACAGTTCAAAAGCATGAGCACCCTGTCACTCCTAGAACAAAAGATGAAATTACAGCAATTACGAACCGGTTAAAGCGAATTGAAGGCCAAGTTCGAGGAATACAGAAAATGGTTGCAGATGATCGTTACTGCATTGATATTTTAATCCAAATTAGTGCAGTTAATGCAGCTTTGAAAAAAGTTGGTTTTTCTATTGCTGAACGGCATACGAAGCATTGTGTTTCTTCTGGAATTCAGTCGGGAGAAGGTGATGCAGCAATTGAAGAACTTATGGAAGTGTTAAAACAGCTTTCTAAATAA
- a CDS encoding DeoR/GlpR family DNA-binding transcription regulator produces MLIAERQQKIVRIVNERKSVRVSELSEMFSVTEETIRRDLEKLEKEKKLLRSHGGAISMNPNDSLEIPYKEREIINVAEKQDIALEAVKLVKEGDNIILDASTTAWYMAKALPDLPMTVLTNSIKVAMELSNKKQITVISTGGTLLAKSLSFVGPLAEASLDKYYVNKAFISCKGLHIKRGISESDEQQARIKKKMIESAANVYMMLDYSKLGKQAFSLITGIEDVNCIITDRKADESSVQHLKEKELNVIVAPCSTDS; encoded by the coding sequence ATGCTTATAGCGGAAAGGCAGCAAAAAATTGTCAGGATTGTAAATGAACGCAAAAGTGTCCGTGTATCAGAATTAAGTGAAATGTTCTCTGTTACAGAGGAGACGATTCGTAGGGATTTAGAGAAACTTGAAAAAGAAAAAAAGTTATTAAGAAGTCATGGTGGAGCTATAAGTATGAATCCTAATGATTCGCTTGAAATTCCCTATAAAGAACGAGAGATAATAAATGTGGCTGAAAAGCAGGACATTGCTTTAGAAGCGGTTAAACTTGTAAAAGAAGGAGATAATATTATCCTTGATGCCAGTACAACAGCCTGGTATATGGCGAAAGCTCTGCCTGACTTACCAATGACCGTACTTACAAATTCTATAAAAGTTGCGATGGAATTAAGTAATAAAAAACAAATCACCGTAATTTCAACAGGGGGAACTTTGCTTGCAAAATCTTTATCCTTTGTTGGTCCACTTGCGGAGGCGTCATTAGATAAGTACTATGTAAATAAAGCATTTATATCATGTAAAGGTCTGCATATAAAAAGAGGAATTAGCGAATCGGATGAACAGCAGGCAAGAATTAAGAAAAAAATGATTGAAAGCGCCGCAAATGTTTATATGATGCTTGATTATAGCAAGTTAGGCAAACAGGCTTTTTCTTTAATAACTGGTATAGAAGATGTAAACTGTATTATTACCGACAGAAAAGCAGATGAGTCATCGGTACAACATTTAAAAGAAAAAGAGCTGAATGTAATTGTTGCTCCATGTTCTACAGATAGTTAA
- a CDS encoding cold shock domain-containing protein gives MTGKVKWFNAEKGFGFIEREDGDDVFVHFSAIQADGFKTLEEGQDVEFEIVEGNRGPQAANVTRL, from the coding sequence ATGACTGGTAAAGTTAAATGGTTTAATGCTGAAAAAGGCTTTGGTTTTATCGAGCGTGAAGACGGAGATGACGTATTCGTTCATTTCTCAGCTATTCAAGCAGATGGTTTCAAAACACTTGAAGAAGGTCAAGATGTTGAATTTGAAATTGTAGAAGGCAACCGCGGACCACAAGCAGCTAACGTTACTCGTTTATAA
- the copZ gene encoding copper chaperone CopZ: MQTTLDVRGMSCGHCEKSVKGALEALPGVSGVEVHLNTGKVDVTYDEAKTDIEAIREAIEEQGYDVVR, translated from the coding sequence ATGCAAACAACATTAGATGTAAGAGGTATGAGTTGTGGTCATTGTGAAAAATCGGTAAAAGGAGCACTCGAAGCTTTACCAGGTGTTTCTGGTGTTGAGGTACACTTAAACACTGGTAAAGTTGATGTAACTTATGATGAAGCTAAAACCGATATAGAGGCAATTCGTGAAGCAATTGAAGAACAAGGATACGATGTTGTCAGATAA
- a CDS encoding transposase produces the protein MLRRRLCEMKDMENVEAHAMPDHIHMLLKFPQHVCILTLWKKFLIIYDRHVNMTMRIIYFVQKAMM, from the coding sequence ATATTAAGAAGAAGGCTATGTGAAATGAAAGATATGGAAAACGTTGAAGCCCATGCAATGCCAGATCACATTCATATGCTGTTAAAATTCCCCCAACATGTCTGTATCCTTACTTTATGGAAAAAGTTCTTAATAATATACGATAGACATGTCAATATGACCATGAGAATCATATATTTTGTGCAAAAGGCTATGATGTAA
- the rhaM gene encoding L-rhamnose mutarotase, producing the protein MIRKAFVMTVYPDKHEEYMNRHQEIWPEMIHELRKHGAKNYSIFLEKETNKLFGYVEIQDEKLWTNMAKTKINQKWWEFMAPIMKTNSDDSPVTVHLEEVFHMD; encoded by the coding sequence ATGATTAGAAAAGCTTTTGTCATGACAGTTTATCCTGATAAGCACGAGGAATATATGAATCGTCATCAAGAAATTTGGCCGGAAATGATCCATGAACTTCGGAAACATGGCGCTAAAAATTATTCGATTTTTTTAGAGAAAGAAACGAATAAATTATTTGGTTATGTAGAAATTCAAGATGAAAAATTATGGACCAATATGGCAAAAACAAAAATAAATCAAAAATGGTGGGAATTTATGGCACCAATTATGAAAACGAATTCAGATGATAGTCCAGTAACTGTTCATTTAGAAGAAGTATTCCATATGGATTAG
- a CDS encoding biotin transporter BioY yields the protein MAYQSKQLHLILNCAIFAAITAILAQVEIPLPLIPISGQTLAVGITATILGSRQGALAMVCYALIGAAGIPVFTGFSGGAHVLVGPTGGYIFGFIVTAYVTGLILEKTSFHLVNALIANIVGMVITLAFGTVQLKFVLDFTWTAALAAGVYPFIVVGIIKAVLASWIGITVRRRLVHANLILEKQQKPA from the coding sequence ATGGCTTATCAAAGCAAACAACTTCATCTTATTCTTAATTGTGCCATCTTTGCAGCAATAACAGCAATTTTAGCGCAAGTAGAAATACCGTTACCGCTAATTCCGATAAGTGGACAAACTTTAGCAGTTGGAATTACTGCTACCATTCTAGGTAGCAGGCAAGGAGCCTTAGCTATGGTCTGCTATGCTCTAATTGGGGCGGCTGGAATCCCGGTTTTCACTGGTTTTAGTGGTGGTGCGCATGTTTTAGTTGGACCAACTGGAGGATACATTTTTGGATTTATTGTCACTGCTTATGTAACCGGGCTAATTTTAGAGAAGACAAGCTTTCATTTAGTAAATGCCTTAATCGCAAATATTGTAGGCATGGTAATCACTCTAGCATTTGGAACCGTACAATTAAAATTTGTTTTAGATTTCACATGGACTGCTGCCTTAGCAGCTGGCGTTTATCCATTTATTGTAGTTGGAATAATTAAAGCGGTATTAGCGAGCTGGATCGGTATTACTGTACGAAGACGTTTAGTCCATGCCAATCTCATTTTAGAAAAACAGCAAAAGCCAGCATAA
- a CDS encoding MFS transporter, with protein sequence MSKRRFAAKEVTGWKATIAISMANYIEAGSIIAAASSLTMWQAYLHIDSIGVGLLSALSANALGAALGALIGGPLTDKYGRRLIFSYDLLVYMIGVLLIAVSVNFPMLLLGTIITGIAVGAGVPVSWTYIAEESPENKRAAHVGTAQLAWSIGPMITFALAVILAPLGLLGSRIIFLHLFIIAGISLYIRRGLPESKIWEEQQAKEKNERDKGIKRKSSFKELISLKPNRQALFLLLGIYLFWNLTAGAMGYFMPYIYENVGGLSNQQANLLQAFLWMFTVITTYLIFMKLGDKYSRKIVFGIGAFMGILAWIILTFMPMTWPTLISFVVLWGSAAGIGAQAFYALWTSELFPTRYRATAQGYMYFIVRTGIALWSFILPTIMATLGFKVAGIVMITFLVIHMVIGIILAPNTRGKSLRQIEEERYGNLTTSEEHYTV encoded by the coding sequence ATGAGTAAAAGAAGGTTCGCAGCAAAGGAAGTAACAGGCTGGAAAGCTACCATTGCAATTTCCATGGCAAACTATATAGAAGCAGGTTCTATCATTGCCGCTGCTAGTAGTTTAACAATGTGGCAAGCCTATCTTCATATAGATAGTATTGGTGTTGGCTTATTGAGTGCATTAAGCGCGAATGCTTTAGGTGCAGCTTTAGGTGCGTTGATTGGTGGTCCTTTAACTGATAAATATGGAAGAAGACTAATTTTTAGCTATGATTTATTAGTCTATATGATTGGTGTTCTCTTAATTGCAGTTTCCGTAAATTTTCCAATGTTACTTCTCGGAACAATCATTACCGGAATTGCGGTAGGTGCTGGTGTTCCGGTTTCTTGGACATATATAGCTGAAGAATCACCAGAAAATAAGCGGGCTGCGCATGTTGGAACAGCTCAATTAGCATGGTCAATTGGTCCAATGATTACGTTTGCTTTAGCAGTAATATTAGCACCACTAGGATTATTAGGATCGAGAATTATTTTTTTACATCTATTTATAATTGCTGGAATTTCTTTATATATCAGGCGTGGACTACCTGAGTCAAAAATTTGGGAAGAACAGCAAGCTAAGGAGAAGAATGAGAGAGATAAAGGTATTAAGCGGAAAAGTTCTTTTAAAGAATTAATTTCTCTCAAGCCAAATAGACAAGCATTGTTTTTATTATTAGGTATTTACTTATTTTGGAATTTAACCGCTGGTGCAATGGGTTACTTTATGCCTTATATTTATGAAAATGTAGGCGGATTAAGTAACCAACAAGCTAATTTACTTCAAGCATTCTTATGGATGTTTACCGTAATTACTACCTACCTTATTTTTATGAAGTTAGGAGATAAATATAGTCGCAAAATAGTATTTGGTATTGGTGCTTTTATGGGAATTCTTGCATGGATAATCCTTACCTTTATGCCAATGACATGGCCAACCTTAATTTCATTTGTTGTCTTATGGGGATCAGCTGCTGGAATTGGGGCTCAAGCATTTTACGCATTATGGACAAGTGAATTATTTCCTACTAGATACCGTGCCACTGCCCAGGGGTATATGTATTTTATTGTTCGTACAGGTATTGCCTTATGGTCGTTTATATTACCAACAATTATGGCAACTCTTGGATTTAAAGTTGCAGGTATCGTAATGATTACGTTTCTTGTAATTCATATGGTAATTGGCATTATACTTGCGCCAAATACGAGAGGAAAATCATTACGTCAAATAGAGGAAGAACGTTATGGGAACTTAACAACATCAGAAGAACACTATACGGTGTAA
- a CDS encoding CueP family metal-binding protein: MKLKKSITVMMLFLIVVLAACGNDDTEKETSQTKDETTDIKELVQDYSTGKKEASSASITGQELIVSSSEGKEKTYKLPKDEFFVSIAPFVNETHPCTFHSLTGCQGEMVEKEFDVHIKDEKGNVVVDKKLKSQANGFIDLWVPRDKKYNITITHDGRKVKSEFSTFEEDPTCLTNMQLT; encoded by the coding sequence ATGAAGTTAAAAAAATCTATCACCGTGATGATGTTGTTTCTGATAGTTGTTCTGGCTGCATGTGGTAACGATGATACAGAAAAAGAAACGTCACAGACAAAAGATGAAACGACGGATATTAAAGAATTAGTACAAGATTATAGCACTGGTAAAAAAGAAGCAAGTTCAGCTTCCATTACAGGACAAGAACTGATTGTTAGCAGTTCAGAGGGAAAAGAGAAAACATATAAATTACCGAAAGACGAGTTTTTCGTATCTATTGCACCTTTTGTGAATGAAACACATCCTTGTACGTTTCACAGTTTAACCGGTTGCCAAGGTGAAATGGTAGAAAAAGAATTTGATGTGCATATTAAAGATGAAAAAGGAAATGTAGTCGTAGATAAAAAACTAAAATCACAAGCCAATGGTTTTATTGATTTATGGGTACCTAGAGACAAAAAATACAATATCACTATTACACATGATGGTAGAAAAGTAAAATCTGAGTTTTCTACATTCGAAGAAGATCCAACATGTCTAACAAATATGCAATTAACTTAA
- the rhaA gene encoding L-rhamnose isomerase produces the protein MSTFENYQLAKAQYEKLGIDVEEALNHLKQVPISIHCWQGDDISGFEINQQELSGGIDVTGNYLGKARTPEELRSDLEKALSLIPGKHRVNLHAIYAETNGQVVGRDKLEPKHFKKWVEWAKRHGLGLDFNPTLFSHPMAADGLTLSHPNKEIREFWIRHVIACRKIGEYFGRELGTPALTNIWIPDGYKDIPSDRLTPRRRLKESLDKIFSVQMDEKYNVDAVESKLFGIGSEAYVAGSHEFYLGYALKNNKLCLLDTGHFHPTEVVSNKISAMLLFSDQLALHVSRPVRWDSDHVIILDDELREIGLEIVRNDALNKVRIGLDFFDASINRVAAWTIGTRNMIKSLLYALLTPNHYLRDLQEKGNFTERLALMEELKTYPFGTIWDYYCEEMKVPTGMAWFDEVNKYEAAVLSKRD, from the coding sequence ATGTCTACATTTGAAAACTATCAACTTGCAAAAGCACAGTATGAAAAATTAGGAATAGATGTTGAAGAAGCGCTAAATCATTTAAAACAAGTACCGATCTCTATTCATTGCTGGCAAGGGGATGACATTTCCGGGTTTGAGATAAACCAGCAAGAACTATCAGGGGGAATAGACGTAACCGGTAATTATCTAGGGAAAGCAAGGACGCCTGAAGAACTAAGGAGTGATTTGGAAAAGGCGCTTTCCTTAATACCAGGAAAGCATCGAGTTAACTTACATGCCATTTATGCGGAGACAAATGGTCAAGTTGTTGGAAGAGATAAATTGGAACCAAAACATTTTAAAAAATGGGTGGAGTGGGCAAAAAGACATGGCCTGGGATTGGATTTTAACCCAACTTTATTTTCACACCCAATGGCTGCAGATGGCTTAACACTATCTCATCCTAATAAAGAGATACGAGAATTCTGGATTCGTCACGTTATTGCTTGCCGTAAAATTGGTGAGTATTTCGGAAGAGAATTAGGTACTCCTGCATTAACAAATATTTGGATTCCTGATGGTTATAAAGATATCCCAAGTGATCGTTTAACACCAAGAAGAAGATTAAAAGAATCATTAGACAAGATTTTTTCTGTTCAAATGGATGAAAAATATAATGTTGATGCTGTAGAGAGCAAATTATTTGGAATTGGGTCAGAAGCATATGTCGCAGGATCACATGAATTCTATTTAGGTTATGCCTTGAAAAATAACAAATTATGCTTATTAGATACGGGACATTTCCATCCAACAGAAGTGGTTTCTAATAAAATCTCTGCAATGCTCTTATTTAGTGATCAATTAGCTTTACACGTTTCAAGGCCCGTACGTTGGGATAGTGACCATGTGATTATTTTAGATGATGAATTACGTGAAATTGGTTTAGAAATTGTCCGTAATGACGCGTTAAATAAAGTAAGGATTGGACTCGATTTCTTTGATGCCAGTATTAATCGTGTGGCAGCTTGGACAATAGGAACGAGAAATATGATTAAATCATTATTATATGCCTTACTTACCCCAAATCATTATTTAAGAGATTTACAAGAAAAGGGTAATTTCACAGAAAGGTTAGCCTTGATGGAAGAGCTTAAAACATATCCTTTTGGTACAATTTGGGATTATTATTGTGAAGAAATGAAAGTTCCTACAGGTATGGCATGGTTTGATGAAGTTAACAAATATGAAGCAGCTGTCCTTTCAAAAAGAGACTAA
- the rhaB gene encoding rhamnulokinase, with the protein MHSCSLAVDIGASSGRVIAGFLQDKKIILDEVYRFENRLIQKNGYFCWDIEKLFAEVKKGIHLTKKKGLIPVSIGVDTWAVDFVLLDENDHLLMDAVSYRDPRTDGMMDEVFSIISKELLYLETGIQFQKFNSIYQLYYVKKKYPELLEKAKTFLMIPDYFHYLLTGVKVNEYTNATTTQLINAFTKKWDRDLLKKLDINDQMFQQILLPKESIGCLRPQLVEEFGFDMEVILPATHDTASAVLAVPETDETIFISSGTWSLMGVENRFPICITKALDYNFTNEGGFDYRYRFLKNIMGLWMIQEVKRNYKDQYSFADFSDMAAKEKHFYAIVDVDDDRFLKPNNMIREIQLYCKETGQSEPTTPGQVAKCVFDSLAISYKNTIEQIEEIYEKNFNQINIIGGGSKNNLLNQLISDITEKEVIAGPSEATAIGNIISQLIALEQIEDIHEARNIIKNSFVLKTFRKRGGGK; encoded by the coding sequence ATGCATTCTTGCAGTTTGGCGGTAGATATAGGTGCATCAAGTGGCAGAGTAATTGCCGGATTTTTACAAGATAAGAAAATTATTTTAGATGAAGTTTATCGATTTGAGAATAGATTAATTCAAAAGAATGGATATTTTTGCTGGGATATAGAGAAGCTGTTTGCAGAAGTAAAAAAAGGAATTCACCTAACTAAAAAGAAAGGCTTAATACCAGTAAGTATTGGTGTCGATACATGGGCGGTTGATTTTGTTTTATTAGATGAAAATGACCACCTGCTAATGGATGCTGTTTCTTATCGTGACCCAAGAACAGACGGCATGATGGATGAGGTATTTTCAATAATTAGTAAAGAGCTTTTATATTTAGAGACTGGAATACAGTTTCAAAAATTTAATTCTATTTATCAGCTATATTATGTAAAGAAAAAATATCCAGAGCTATTAGAAAAAGCAAAAACGTTCTTAATGATTCCCGATTACTTCCATTATTTATTGACTGGAGTAAAAGTAAATGAATATACTAATGCAACTACAACACAGTTGATTAATGCTTTTACTAAGAAATGGGATAGAGATTTATTGAAAAAATTAGACATAAATGATCAAATGTTTCAACAGATTTTGCTCCCAAAGGAATCTATCGGTTGCTTAAGACCACAATTAGTTGAAGAATTTGGTTTTGATATGGAGGTAATACTTCCGGCTACACATGATACTGCATCAGCTGTACTCGCTGTTCCGGAAACGGATGAAACAATCTTTATTAGTTCAGGAACATGGTCACTGATGGGCGTTGAAAACCGCTTTCCAATATGTATTACAAAAGCCTTAGACTATAATTTTACGAATGAAGGTGGGTTTGATTATCGCTATCGTTTTTTAAAAAACATCATGGGGCTTTGGATGATACAAGAGGTGAAACGAAATTATAAAGATCAATATAGTTTCGCTGATTTTTCTGACATGGCAGCAAAAGAAAAGCATTTTTATGCCATTGTTGATGTAGATGATGACCGATTTTTAAAACCAAATAATATGATTAGGGAAATCCAATTGTATTGTAAGGAAACAGGGCAATCCGAACCAACAACACCGGGACAAGTTGCGAAGTGTGTATTTGATAGTTTAGCAATCAGTTATAAAAATACAATTGAACAGATTGAAGAAATTTACGAAAAGAATTTTAATCAAATAAATATTATTGGCGGAGGTTCTAAAAATAATCTTTTAAATCAATTAATTTCAGATATAACAGAAAAGGAAGTAATTGCAGGTCCGTCAGAGGCAACAGCAATTGGAAATATAATATCTCAACTAATTGCGTTAGAGCAAATTGAAGATATTCATGAAGCCCGAAACATCATAAAGAATTCCTTTGTATTAAAAACGTTTAGAAAGAGAGGCGGAGGAAAATAA
- a CDS encoding 3-ketoacyl-ACP reductase, producing MGQDIKGKVAYITGAGSGIGRATALALAQEGVHVGLIARTKNKLEAVAREAESHGVKANYKVADIAHSEQVNQAITSMENNLGPADILINNAAIGAYGNFLDMDPDTWKHTLEVNVFGTYHVTRAVLPQMIKKNQGDILMISSSNGLKGTAGSTSYSASKFAIQGMTEALMQEVRKNNIRVFTLNPSLVATELAFGDQLAEKNDDKYMQPEDLAEYMVSLLKLHPRIFIKQSLQWATNPF from the coding sequence ATGGGGCAAGATATAAAAGGGAAAGTAGCCTATATTACAGGCGCTGGCAGTGGTATTGGTCGCGCAACCGCTCTGGCCTTAGCACAAGAAGGCGTACATGTTGGCTTAATCGCTCGAACAAAAAATAAATTGGAGGCTGTCGCAAGAGAAGCTGAATCACACGGAGTGAAAGCAAACTATAAAGTTGCCGATATTGCTCATTCAGAACAAGTAAATCAAGCAATAACAAGTATGGAAAACAACCTTGGACCTGCAGATATTTTAATTAATAATGCGGCCATTGGTGCTTACGGGAATTTCTTGGATATGGACCCAGATACATGGAAACACACGCTCGAAGTTAACGTTTTCGGTACATATCATGTCACTCGAGCAGTCTTGCCACAAATGATCAAGAAGAATCAAGGAGATATTCTTATGATCTCTTCCAGCAACGGACTAAAGGGTACAGCAGGTTCAACTTCCTACAGTGCTTCTAAATTTGCTATTCAAGGTATGACAGAAGCGCTTATGCAAGAAGTACGAAAAAACAACATTCGTGTTTTCACCTTAAATCCAAGTCTTGTTGCTACAGAGCTTGCTTTCGGGGATCAATTAGCAGAGAAAAACGACGACAAGTATATGCAACCCGAAGATTTAGCAGAATATATGGTATCCCTCTTAAAATTGCATCCGCGTATTTTCATAAAACAATCCTTACAATGGGCTACCAATCCGTTTTAA
- a CDS encoding alpha/beta-type small acid-soluble spore protein, producing the protein MAKNNRNQLEVPGARNAVDSLKYEIANEFNVDLGADTTARENGSVGGEMVKRMIKIAEQDLANRTK; encoded by the coding sequence ATGGCCAAAAATAATCGGAATCAATTAGAAGTGCCAGGTGCAAGAAACGCTGTCGACTCTTTAAAGTATGAGATCGCGAACGAATTTAATGTAGATCTCGGAGCTGACACAACTGCACGGGAGAATGGATCCGTGGGAGGCGAGATGGTAAAGCGAATGATTAAAATTGCAGAACAAGATCTCGCAAATCGAACAAAGTAG
- a CDS encoding (S)-acetoin forming diacetyl reductase, with protein MSKVSGKIAFVTGGGQGIGKAICKRLAEDGFAVAVADYNEETAKKVAEEINHSHGKAIAIKVNVADRDDVFKAVDDTVKNLGGLDVVINNAGLGPTTPIESITYEEYRKVYDVNVGGTYWGIQAAVKAFKELGHGGKIINASSQAGQVGNPGLAVYGGTKFAIRGITQTAARDLAELGITVNAYCPGIVKTPMMMDIAQQTADEAGKPFEWGMEQFAKNITLKRLSEPEDVAACVSYLAGPDSDYMTGQALIIDGGMVFN; from the coding sequence ATGAGTAAAGTATCTGGAAAGATCGCCTTTGTTACCGGCGGAGGTCAAGGAATTGGTAAAGCAATCTGTAAACGACTAGCAGAAGACGGATTCGCTGTTGCAGTTGCTGATTATAATGAAGAAACAGCAAAAAAAGTTGCTGAAGAAATTAACCATTCTCATGGTAAAGCAATTGCGATTAAAGTAAATGTTGCTGATCGTGATGATGTATTTAAGGCTGTGGATGATACAGTAAAAAATCTTGGTGGACTTGATGTGGTTATAAATAATGCAGGTCTTGGACCAACTACCCCTATTGAAAGTATTACTTATGAAGAATATCGTAAAGTTTATGATGTTAACGTTGGCGGTACTTATTGGGGAATACAAGCAGCTGTAAAAGCCTTCAAAGAACTTGGGCACGGTGGAAAAATAATTAATGCTTCTTCTCAAGCCGGTCAAGTCGGAAACCCAGGCTTAGCAGTTTACGGTGGAACAAAGTTTGCTATTCGAGGTATTACCCAAACTGCAGCAAGGGATTTAGCTGAATTAGGTATTACTGTTAATGCCTATTGTCCTGGTATCGTAAAAACTCCTATGATGATGGACATTGCACAGCAAACTGCTGATGAAGCAGGCAAACCATTTGAATGGGGAATGGAACAGTTTGCTAAAAATATTACATTAAAAAGGCTATCCGAGCCAGAAGATGTAGCAGCATGTGTTTCCTACCTTGCAGGACCTGATTCAGATTATATGACTGGACAAGCTCTCATCATCGATGGCGGAATGGTATTTAACTAA
- the rhaD gene encoding rhamnulose-1-phosphate aldolase: MKEVNGNKQEILHAPFLREMIQNTYDMWRLGWDELNGGNISYLLNEKEVIPYLNKDQVIRPIQLDYPVTELAGKYFIVTGSGKYFRFIKDDPEESLGILRISSDGKAAELLWGLEGNSQPTSELPSHFMSHISRLKQNPDHRVIMHTHTTNLIAMTFTHELDEVNFTRTLWKMCTECLVVFPEGVGILPWMVPGTDIIGKKTAEKMKEFRLVIWPHHGIFGAGNSLAEAFGLIETVEKAAQIYMLVSSHQGGIKQDITDEQLRDLAKRFAVTPPEKYF; the protein is encoded by the coding sequence ATGAAAGAAGTAAATGGAAACAAACAGGAAATTTTACATGCGCCATTCCTACGCGAGATGATACAGAATACTTATGATATGTGGCGTCTTGGCTGGGACGAGTTAAATGGTGGAAATATTAGTTATCTGTTAAACGAAAAGGAAGTCATACCTTATTTAAATAAGGATCAAGTAATTCGGCCCATACAACTAGACTATCCAGTTACTGAACTCGCTGGTAAATACTTTATAGTTACAGGATCGGGGAAATACTTTCGGTTTATTAAAGATGATCCAGAGGAATCTTTGGGTATATTGCGGATAAGTTCCGATGGAAAAGCGGCTGAACTATTATGGGGACTTGAAGGAAATAGTCAGCCTACCAGTGAACTTCCATCTCACTTTATGAGCCATATTTCCAGGTTGAAGCAAAATCCTGACCATCGAGTCATTATGCATACGCATACGACAAATCTTATAGCAATGACATTTACACATGAATTAGATGAAGTAAATTTCACAAGAACGCTGTGGAAAATGTGTACCGAATGTCTAGTTGTTTTTCCGGAAGGTGTAGGTATTTTACCTTGGATGGTACCTGGGACAGATATAATCGGGAAAAAAACCGCTGAAAAAATGAAAGAGTTTCGCTTAGTTATTTGGCCGCATCATGGAATTTTTGGAGCGGGTAATTCCCTAGCGGAGGCATTTGGATTAATTGAAACAGTGGAGAAGGCGGCGCAAATTTATATGTTAGTTAGTTCCCATCAAGGCGGGATTAAACAGGATATTACAGACGAACAATTAAGAGATTTAGCGAAGCGATTTGCTGTTACTCCACCTGAGAAGTATTTTTAA